One Seleniivibrio woodruffii DNA window includes the following coding sequences:
- the hypE gene encoding hydrogenase expression/formation protein HypE, with the protein MDRVTLAVGGGGASTQSFISDIIFSRLGNPLLRKAADAALIDTSLRTAFTTDSFVVRPEFFPGGDIGKIAICGTVNDLLVSGAIPEYISFGLIIPEGYLLTDLERVIDSMAATCEKAGVQVVCGDTKVVERGALDGLIINTSGIGRTVRDWTDYANISAGDKVIITSDAARHGMSVLLARGELGFDGQIESDCAPLNDVFDAARQYAVTFARDATRGGIAAVLNEIAAMCGVGFLMEDEHIKVRDNVRYLCDMLGFDPLSVANEGLAVIIVKEQDAEKALADIRKTANGADAAIAGTVTADGKVVLKTTIGGKRFIEMPRGELLPRIC; encoded by the coding sequence ATGGACAGAGTAACCCTGGCTGTTGGCGGCGGAGGCGCATCCACTCAGTCGTTCATTTCAGATATCATCTTTTCAAGACTCGGAAATCCCCTGCTCAGAAAAGCTGCGGATGCGGCACTTATCGACACCTCCCTCAGAACAGCGTTCACAACGGACAGCTTCGTTGTACGCCCCGAGTTTTTTCCCGGCGGGGACATCGGTAAAATTGCCATATGCGGAACCGTCAACGACCTTCTGGTCTCCGGCGCAATTCCGGAATACATTTCATTCGGTCTCATAATTCCCGAGGGCTATCTTTTAACCGACCTCGAAAGAGTGATCGACAGCATGGCGGCCACCTGTGAAAAAGCGGGTGTTCAGGTTGTCTGCGGCGACACAAAGGTTGTTGAAAGGGGTGCTCTGGACGGACTTATAATAAATACCAGCGGCATAGGCAGAACCGTTCGTGACTGGACGGACTATGCCAATATCTCCGCAGGCGACAAGGTGATCATCACATCCGATGCCGCCCGCCACGGAATGAGCGTTCTTCTGGCCAGAGGCGAACTGGGCTTCGACGGACAGATAGAATCCGACTGCGCACCGCTGAACGATGTTTTCGATGCGGCCCGTCAGTATGCCGTCACATTTGCAAGGGACGCCACCAGAGGCGGAATAGCCGCCGTGCTTAACGAGATAGCGGCTATGTGCGGCGTGGGCTTCCTCATGGAGGACGAGCACATAAAGGTGCGAGACAACGTCCGCTACCTCTGCGACATGCTGGGCTTTGACCCATTGTCGGTTGCCAATGAGGGTTTAGCTGTTATAATAGTCAAGGAGCAGGACGCAGAAAAGGCTCTGGCGGACATAAGAAAGACGGCAAACGGAGCGGATGCGGCCATAGCCGGAACCGTTACGGCCGACGGAAAGGTTGTACTTAAAACCACCATCGGCGGCAAAAGATTCATAGAGATGCCCAGAGGCGAACTTCTGCCCCGAATCTGCTGA
- the hisI gene encoding phosphoribosyl-AMP cyclohydrolase yields the protein MIKIDWEKQGGLLPAVVQDYKSDEVLMLAYVNEEALRLTLETGYAHYWSRSRNQLWKKGETSGHLQRIEQVRLDCDGDTLLYIVHQTGPACHTGEKSCFFTLLDSAKGE from the coding sequence ATGATAAAAATAGACTGGGAGAAACAGGGCGGGCTTCTGCCTGCCGTGGTTCAGGATTATAAATCAGATGAAGTTCTGATGCTGGCATACGTCAACGAGGAGGCGCTGAGGCTTACCCTCGAAACGGGCTACGCCCACTACTGGTCCAGAAGCAGAAACCAGCTCTGGAAAAAGGGCGAAACCTCCGGCCACCTGCAAAGGATTGAGCAGGTCAGGCTAGACTGCGATGGCGACACACTGCTTTATATAGTACATCAGACAGGTCCTGCCTGCCACACGGGAGAGAAATCCTGTTTTTTCACCCTGCTGGACAGTGCGAAAGGAGAATGA
- the pilM gene encoding type IV pilus assembly protein PilM: protein MAGYLLGVDAGASNLKIIELKEKKGDFTVKNLFLRQMPSNVIVDGTVIDHGAASFAIKEALALAKGLTKDAALGMRGRDSIVKHMEIPWNGKGNFQETFIWSADQYIGIPASKATFDAQLLSYDEERGVAEAVVAAAGRDKVADCIAMAELAGLNPVVVDIEALALVNLLTMIYGKKKHPDAVIDLGHDCTNIIFYDKGFVDYVKSIPKGCKFLMEELAQDMDMDIEKAAEVIRDREVMTNDVDAQAAAMSFGSTLGAEIETAVESYIAERRKEPVDIRLCGAGANLSVLTDQMEIAMRMSLPKVDPFAAVELPEQLKPIAMQAGACAFAVAVGLAMRKA from the coding sequence ATGGCGGGTTATCTGCTGGGGGTGGATGCGGGAGCTTCCAACCTTAAGATTATTGAACTGAAAGAGAAGAAAGGCGATTTTACGGTTAAAAACCTGTTTCTTCGCCAGATGCCCTCAAACGTGATCGTTGACGGAACCGTCATAGACCACGGTGCGGCGTCGTTCGCCATTAAAGAGGCTCTGGCTCTTGCCAAAGGGCTTACAAAAGATGCGGCTCTGGGAATGCGGGGGCGTGACTCCATTGTGAAGCACATGGAGATACCCTGGAACGGCAAGGGAAACTTTCAGGAAACATTCATCTGGAGCGCAGATCAGTATATAGGCATACCCGCTTCCAAAGCGACTTTTGATGCCCAGCTTCTGTCATATGACGAGGAGAGGGGTGTTGCGGAGGCTGTTGTTGCCGCCGCCGGGCGGGACAAGGTGGCCGACTGCATCGCAATGGCGGAGCTGGCCGGACTGAACCCCGTTGTGGTGGATATTGAGGCTCTGGCTCTGGTGAACCTGCTTACAATGATATACGGAAAGAAGAAACATCCCGATGCCGTCATTGACCTCGGGCATGACTGCACGAATATAATTTTTTATGATAAAGGTTTTGTGGACTATGTGAAATCCATCCCCAAAGGCTGTAAGTTCCTTATGGAGGAGCTTGCGCAGGATATGGACATGGATATAGAAAAGGCCGCAGAGGTTATCCGTGACAGAGAGGTAATGACCAACGACGTTGACGCTCAGGCGGCGGCAATGTCCTTCGGCAGCACCCTCGGGGCGGAGATAGAGACCGCTGTGGAGAGCTACATTGCCGAGCGCAGAAAGGAACCTGTGGATATCAGACTTTGCGGGGCGGGGGCGAACCTGAGTGTTCTCACCGACCAGATGGAGATAGCCATGCGGATGTCACTGCCGAAGGTGGATCCTTTTGCGGCTGTGGAGCTTCCGGAACAGCTTAAACCCATTGCCATGCAGGCCGGAGCCTGTGCGTTTGCCGTTGCGGTGGGACTTGCAATGAGAAAGGCATGA
- a CDS encoding SulP family inorganic anion transporter codes for MSSRLVPQIYDCFKEGYNKKRLMQDTLSGVTVGIVALPLAIAFAIASGVKPEQGLFTAIIAGLLISLLSGSRVQIGGPTGAFIVVVYDIVVKFGYNGLAVATMIAGIMLVAMGAVRLGGVIKFIPYPMTVGFTSGIALIIGTTQIKDIFGLQTQAASAGFIHRIESYVQSASTFNPYSIAVAAAALAIILIMPKFTKKIPGSIIAILITTAAVTAFNIPVATIQTEFGEVPSTLPLPSFPDINLDLVTAVFPSAITIALLAAIESLLSAVVADGMTSTRHRSNMELVGQGVANFFSPLFGGIPATGAIARTATNIKNGATSPVSGIVHAITLLLILMFFGKWAKLIPMPTLAAVLIVVAYHMSEWRHFLKLLKSPAADILIMVVTFLLTVFIDLTVAIETGVVLSALLFMNRMAETTEVKNFGREVNEDFETHDVLSKDRIPDGVDVFEIFGSFFFGAVNQFKDTLRIVKKKPKVIILRMRTVPYIDATAIMALEEVLKKSESEGIQLILSGISPNLLHTLEKVEFDKKIGRENICPHIDNALEQAKKFV; via the coding sequence ATGAGTTCTCGTTTAGTCCCTCAAATTTATGATTGTTTCAAAGAGGGTTACAACAAAAAACGCCTCATGCAGGACACACTTTCCGGCGTCACTGTCGGCATAGTCGCCCTGCCCCTCGCCATCGCATTCGCCATCGCTTCCGGCGTTAAACCGGAACAAGGTCTGTTCACAGCCATCATAGCCGGACTTCTCATCAGTCTTCTCAGCGGAAGCCGTGTGCAGATAGGCGGCCCCACCGGTGCTTTCATTGTCGTGGTCTACGACATAGTTGTCAAATTCGGCTACAACGGGCTTGCAGTTGCAACCATGATAGCCGGAATCATGCTGGTTGCCATGGGAGCCGTCAGGCTAGGCGGCGTTATCAAGTTCATCCCCTATCCCATGACGGTGGGCTTCACATCGGGCATCGCCCTCATCATCGGCACAACCCAGATAAAGGACATCTTCGGACTGCAAACACAGGCCGCATCGGCAGGTTTCATCCACAGGATAGAGAGCTACGTTCAGTCCGCATCCACATTCAATCCATATTCCATAGCGGTTGCGGCGGCGGCACTGGCGATAATTCTCATCATGCCGAAATTCACCAAAAAGATACCCGGCTCAATAATAGCAATACTGATAACCACTGCGGCGGTGACCGCATTCAATATTCCAGTGGCAACCATTCAGACCGAGTTCGGCGAAGTGCCCTCAACACTTCCACTGCCGTCTTTCCCTGACATCAACCTCGACCTGGTAACGGCGGTGTTCCCCTCCGCAATAACAATAGCCCTGCTTGCGGCAATAGAATCCCTTCTGTCCGCAGTGGTGGCCGACGGTATGACTTCCACCCGCCACAGAAGCAACATGGAGCTTGTGGGTCAGGGCGTGGCGAATTTCTTTTCGCCCCTTTTCGGCGGGATACCCGCCACAGGAGCCATAGCCCGTACCGCAACGAACATTAAGAACGGAGCAACATCACCCGTTTCGGGAATAGTGCACGCAATAACCCTTCTGCTGATCCTCATGTTCTTCGGCAAATGGGCAAAACTGATACCCATGCCCACACTGGCGGCGGTGCTCATCGTTGTTGCTTATCACATGAGCGAATGGCGGCACTTTCTTAAACTGCTGAAAAGTCCGGCCGCAGACATACTCATCATGGTTGTTACTTTCCTTCTGACGGTGTTCATCGACCTTACGGTGGCGATTGAAACAGGAGTTGTGCTCTCCGCACTGCTCTTTATGAACCGCATGGCCGAAACAACCGAGGTCAAGAACTTCGGCAGGGAGGTCAACGAGGATTTTGAAACACACGACGTTCTCAGCAAAGACAGGATACCCGACGGAGTGGACGTTTTCGAGATATTCGGTTCGTTCTTCTTCGGTGCGGTTAACCAGTTCAAGGACACACTGCGCATCGTTAAGAAAAAGCCGAAGGTAATTATCCTGCGGATGCGCACAGTTCCATACATAGATGCAACTGCCATCATGGCTCTGGAAGAGGTGCTGAAAAAATCCGAAAGCGAAGGGATACAGCTAATCCTGTCCGGTATTTCACCGAATCTGCTGCATACGCTGGAGAAGGTGGAGTTTGATAAAAAGATAGGCAGAGAGAACATCTGCCCCCACATAGACAACGCACTGGAACAGGCGAAAAAGTTTGTATAA